Proteins from one Malaya genurostris strain Urasoe2022 chromosome 2, Malgen_1.1, whole genome shotgun sequence genomic window:
- the LOC131432924 gene encoding eukaryotic translation elongation factor 1 epsilon-1, whose translation MGSIEHVTKAANFMKVVPGKIGYNSEKIITRYIPKTNESISGYSSILQSLARESKNELIQDSFKDIETELQVAQWIDYSVLFVQPGVKDKHVSKVLLEELNNYLETRSYLVNHALSLADVVVFYAIQNTLINLQPLDKEHYLNISRWFNHLQQQKTIRQDESLINFSTLHLLGWATGTHI comes from the exons ATGGGTTCGATTGAACACGTAACAAAGGCGGCTAATTTCATGAAAGTTGTTCCTGGAAAAATTGGATATAATTCCGAAAAG ATCATTACGCGATACATCCCCAAAACGAATGAGAGTATTTCCGGGTATTCCTCGATTTTGCAGTCATTAGCACGAGAATCCAAGAATGAGCTTATACAGGATAGCTTCAAGGATATTGAGACAGAACTTCAAGTTGCACAATGGATTGATTACTCAGTCTTATTTGTTCAACCAGGTGTAAAAGATAAACATGTGTCGAAAGTACTATTAGAG GAGCTGAATAACTACCTTGAAACTCGATCATATTTGGTTAATCACGCCCTCAGCTTGGCCGATGTTGTAGTTTTCTATGCCATCCAAAATACATTG ATCAACTTGCAGCCTTTGGACAAAGAGCACTATCTCAACATATCTCGCTGGTTCAATCATCTccagcaacaaaaaacaattCGACAGGATGAGAGCTTGATCAACTTTTCCACGTTGCATTTACTAGGATGGGCGACGGGAACCCACATCTAA
- the LOC131429075 gene encoding uncharacterized protein K02A2.6-like, with the protein MPASPVYGLKSESFEKKNKAQKCLLDQKIMLKSMNLEEVKRFHLLPFNNGVTTQDLRREWEEWYRAFELMLELNNVETQWEKRLLLLNCGGRNLQRIFCNLRPTSDEIYPEVVKPPLAPAEVPEYDNAIKRLNKFFIGKRNERIELEVFRSLKQGSDESFNEFILKLRAQASRCELFDREEKELLQQVTMGARDERVRDKGLEDVMGLDELTNYAINREILLKQKAKIKPFNEDLPPSAIAVVNENRPRQTKSFTPYGTQASTGYSRRRQFASNQRNRECNRCGANNHRNEGDCYARNARCNACGRVGHFARKCRNRQPYQNSNRFERVGPQRESNNSLQESHTWKEELPCRPKSDIIAEVTIHPRNDGMITCMIQDFPVVFLIDSGSAINTITESVWNELTMNKTTVCKKKFPCNRQFTAYASSNPLNVIVFFEAWISVNEAKPKCFTEFFVIEGATKSLLSKTTAEQLKILKVGSAVQNIEVNEPFPKFPNVSVKLSIDNSVTPRKLAYLRVPESMKEKVDKKICELLRTDIIERAIGPPIWISPMVVIPKGKDDIRLCINMKCPNKAIQREHFPLPVIETFLNKLRGAIYFSRLDIESAFHHVELHPDSRGITTFMTDRGLMRFKRLMFGINCAPEIFQRIMTEMLLGIDGVIVYIDDIVVTGQTQEQHDHRLEKVLAILRKNNAKLNRSKCIIAVRELDILGFRVSSAGICPSEEKISAIKRFRKPETKEQVRSFLGLVNFVGHFIPDLSTRTEPLRQFVRGAVPIFGKDQEDAFNDLREELADNVRKLGFFDPHDPTELYVDASSVGLGAVLVQRNNAGLPRVISFASKCLTGSEKVYPQTQMEALAVVWAPSKAFDDNAEHYLCAVGDGPSAITLDEIRYETLQDTALKGVKEAIETGIWKDELIHYQAFSEELGIVSGIIVREDRIVLPLALRSRALNIAHRGHPGIVSMKRSLREKVWWPYMDRDVVEKIQECAGCAAVRSEGPPEPLQRKEIPERAWQEIAIDFFPQRNAQHF; encoded by the exons ATGCCTGCTAGTCCAGTCTATGGACTGAAGAGCgagagttttgaaaaaaaaaacaaggcgCAGAAATGCCTGCTAGACCAGAAAATTATGCTGAAAAGT ATGAATCTGGAAGAGGTTAAACGTTTCCATCTGCTTCCGTTTAACAATGGAGTTACTACGCAAGACTTGCGACGTGAATGGGAGGAGTGGTACAGGGCGTTCGAGTTGATGTTAGAACTGAATAATGTCGAGACTCAGTGGGAAAAGAGATTGCTTTTGTTGAATTGTGGGGGAAGAAATCTCCAACGTATTTTTTGTAACTTGCGTCCTACTTCGGATGAAATTTACCCTGAAGTGGTGAAACCACCATTAGCGCCAGCTGAAGTTCCGGAGTACGACAATGCTATAAAAAGGTTAAACAAATTCTTCATTGGAAAGAGAAATGAGCGCATTGAGTTGGAAGTGTTTCGTTCATTGAAGCAAGGCAGCGATGAATCGTTCAACGAGTTTATCTTAAAACTTCGTGCTCAGGCATCGCGATGTGAGTTATTCGATCGTGAAGAAAAGGAGCTACTACAACAGGTAACTATGGGAGCTCGCGACGAGCGTGTACGGGATAAAGGTCTTGAAGACGTTATGGGACTTGATGAGCTCACCAATTACGCGATCAACAGAGAAATTTTGCTTAAACAAAAGGCCAAGATCAAACCATTCAACGAGGACCTTCCACCTTCTGCAATTGCAGTAGTTAACGAAAATAGACCGCGACAGACAAAGTCATTCACCCCATATGGTACACAAGCATCTACTGGCTATTCAAGAAGACGGCAGTTTGCATCGAATCAGCGCAATCGGGAATGTAACCGATGTGGTGCGAATAATCATAGAAACGAGGGTGATTGTTATGCACGAAACGCTCGGTGCAATGCGTGTGGACGTGTCGGACACTTCGCAAGAAAATGTAGGAACAGACAACCCTATCAAAATAGCAATCGTTTCGAGCGGGTCGGTCCGCAAAGGGAGTCTAATAATTCTCTTCAGGAGTCACATACCTGGAAGGAAGAATTACCATGTCGACCGAAGTCGGATATCATTGCTGAGGTTACAATACACCCTCGAAATGATGGAATGATTACTTGCATGATCCAAGACTTCCCAGTCGTCTTTTTAATCGATTCTGGGTCTGCTATTAATACGATCACTGAAAGTGTGTGGAACGAGCTCACAATGAATAAAACGACCGTTTGTAAGAAGAAGTTTCCTTGTAATCGCCAGTTTACTGCGTATGCTAGTTCTAACCCATTGAATGTTATTGTATTTTTTGAAGCGTGGATTTCGGTTAACGAGGCGAAGCCAAAATGTTTTacagagttttttgtcatagaaGGAGCTACTAAGTCTTTATTGAGCAAAACGACCGCAGAACAGCTAAAAATATTGAAAGTGGGTTCTGCAGTTCAAAATATAGAAGTCAATGAACCGTTTCCAAAATTTCCAAATGTGTCAGTGAAGTTGTCCATAGACAACTCGGTAACACCAAGGAAACTTGCGTATTTGAGAGTACCCGAATCAATGAAGGAAAAAGTTGACAAGAAGATTTGTGAACTACTACGCACCGATATAATCGAACGAGCTATTGGTCCTCCAATATGGATATCTCCAATGGTAGTAATTCCGAAGGGAAAGGATGATATTAGGCTGTGTATAAATATGAAATGTCCCAACAAAGCAATCCAAAGAGAGCATTTCCCACTTCCCGTTATTGAAACTTTCCTGAACAAGCTAAGAGGCGCAATCTATTTTTCAAGATTGGATATCGAATCAGCATTTCACCATGTGGAGTTGCATCCCGATTCAAGGGGCATCACTACATTCATGACTGACAGAGGACTAATGCGTTTCAAGAGGCTGATGTTTGGCATAAACTGCGCTCCAGAAATATTTCAAAGAATTATGACTGAAATGTTGCTGGGTATAGATGGTGTCATTGTCTACATAGACGATATAGTCGTCACCGGCCAAACGCAAGAGCAGCACGATCACAGACTAGAGAAAGTGTTAGCCATCCTAAGAAAGAACAATGCGAAATTGAACCGAAGTAAATGTATAATAGCGGTGAGAGAGCTAGACATCCTAGGATTCAGGGTCAGTTCGGCTGGAATATGTCCATCAGAAGAAAAAATATCCGCAATTAAACGCTTCCGTAAACCAGAGACTAAAGAGCAAGTGAGAAGCTTCTTGGGGTTAGTTAATTTTGTAGGCCACTTCATCCCTGACCTCTCCACTAGAACAGAACCGTTGCGCCAGTTCGTCCGCGGTGCTGTACCGATATTTGGAAAAGATCAGGAAGATGCATTCAACGATCTACGAGAAGAGTTAGCTGACAATGTGCGTAAGCTAGGATTCTTTGATCCACATGATCCCACTGAGCTGTATGTAGATGCTTCATCGGTTGGTTTAGGTGCCGTACTTGTACAAAGAAATAACGCTGGCCTTCCTAGAGTAATCAGTTTCGCATCCAAATGTTTAACTGGCTCAGAAAAGGTTTATCCGCAGACTCAGATGGAAGCGTTAGCTGTGGTTTGGGCG CCTAGTAAAGCTTTTGATGATAACGCCGAACATTACTTATGCGCAGTCGGCGATGGACCATCGGCTATCACTCTAGATGAAATTCGGTATGAAACTTTACAAGACACAGCACTCAAAGGGGTCAAAGAAGCAATTGAGACTGGAATATGGAAGGACGAATTAATTCATTACCAAGCGTTCAGTGAAGAATTAGGAATCGTTAGCGGTATTATCGTTCGTGAAGACAGAATTGTTCTGCCTTTAGCCCTGCGGTCTAGGGCACTCAACATTGCGCATCGAGGTCATCCGGGAATAGTTAGTATGAAAAGGTCCCTCCGAGAAAAGGTATGGTGGCCTTACATGGATCGAGATGTGGTAGAAAAGATACAAGAGTGTGCCGGTTGCGCTGCAGTGAGATCAGAAGGACCCCCGGAACCATTGCAGCGAAAAGAAATTCCTGAAAGGGCATGGCAGGAGATcgcaattgatttttttccgcAAAGGAATGCGCAACATTTCTAA